Proteins found in one Nymphalis io chromosome 4, ilAglIoxx1.1, whole genome shotgun sequence genomic segment:
- the LOC126781596 gene encoding vacuolar protein-sorting-associated protein 36, which translates to MDRFEYIEARLFEGENYLKRDKNVKIYDGDDKTQFIDGEVVLTTHRILWGKPGDIPKGLVCLSLHLYYIFCMEEESGGMFGLGGPKRIILHLGPTIPGKRPGPAVVSPYHFIKFSFKDGIDNAFYKALSDAVAAKAWERTQQVSTSSNLSANSTPKPSVTPINSKIRSGIVGIERSIEEQHRATDQSISVAFQDLKKLMEKAKEMVTISKTISSKIREKQGDISEDDTVRFKSYLMSLGIDDPVTRDTFRSDSEYYIGLAQQISDMMVAVLIDCGGMMSLADVWCRVNRARGLELISPEDLLNACKLLQNVGAPMSLRKFPSGACVLQLNSNKDEEIAKATSQLLEENRFLTPVKLSQIANVSVLLARERLFTTESLGLACRDESIEGLAFYPNLFLSKV; encoded by the exons aTGGATAGATTTGAGTATATAGAAGCCCGCCTCTTTGAAGGTGAAAACTATCTTAAAcgtgataaaaatgttaaaatctatGATGGAGATGAtaag ACACAATTCATTGATGGTGAAGTAGTGCTTACAACACACAGGATTCTTTGGGGCAAGCCAGGTGACATACCTAAGGGATTAGTGTGCTTgtctttacatttatattacatattttgtatgGAAGAAGAAAGTGGTGGAATGTTTGGTCTTGGTGGTCCAAAACGAATTATATTACATCTAGGACCTACAATTCCAG gtAAGAGGCCAGGCCCAGCAGTTGTGAGCCCGtaccattttataaaattttcatttaaggaTGGTATTGATAATGCCTTTTATAAGGCTCTGAGTGATGCAGTAGCTGCTAAAGCATGGGAGAGAACTCAGCAAGTGTCTACTTCAAGTAACTTGTCTGCAAACTCAACTCCCAAGCCTTCAGTAACACCAATTAATTCTAAAATCCGTTCAGGCATAGTTGGTATAGAAAGAAGTATAGAAGAACAACATAGGGCTACTGATCAGAGTATAAGTGTGGCATTtcaggatttaaaaaaattaatggaaaAGGCCAAGGAAATGGTTACCATATCTAAAacaatttcatcaaaaataagG GAGAAACAGGGAGATATATCCGAAGATGATACTGTTAGGTTTAAATCTTATCTTATGAGCTTGGGTATTGATGATCCAGTAACGCGAGATACATTCAGGTCAGATTCAGAATATTATATTGGCCTAGCACAACAGATTTCTGATATGATGGTGGCAGTTTTAATT gaCTGTGGTGGAATGATGTCTTTAGCGGATGTATGGTGTAGAGTAAATAGAGCAAGAGGCTTGGAACTTATATCACCTGAAGATTTACTGAATGCTTGCAA gtTGTTACAAAATGTTGGTGCACCTATGTCTTTACGCAAATTTCCCAGCGGTGCTTGTGTACTTCAGCTTAATAGTAACAAAGATGAAGAAATAGCAAAAGCTACTAGTCAATTG ctcGAAGAAAATCGATTCCTTACTCCAGTGAAGCTGTCTCAAATTGCAAATGTTTCCGTCCTACTCGCACGCGAGCGACTATTTACGACCGAAAGCCTAGGCTTGGCATGTCGGGATGAATCAATTGAAGGTTTAGCTTTTTACCCTAATTTGTTTCTtagtaaagtataa
- the LOC126781598 gene encoding piRNA biogenesis protein EXD1-like — protein MDNLYMKGELLQVHTKNSEIIEGRFYGITNDKSKISLYEVKELPEGEPNDGVCHYYDSEVRNIVKLQEDNQQAYLKIPLKECEEIIKTSKKYIYINQVDHSFYEAINDLNQYSYIAVSTDGANMGRKCKMPFLVISTSQQIYIFDIQVLQYHAFEAGLKKILENENPKKIVHDCRKLSDCLYHKHNVKLNSVFDTQVGDLIISKNKTGRLPINVKTFSECLNSHLGLKQNSIQEKLDIVQCTERPLSTSIKETLAKNICYLHRLSEMINDQMMLPFLRGVECFVENLRSCDDFKAWELCGKQYQLPKDFKNAIEY, from the exons ATGGACAATCTTTACATGAAAGGTGAACTTTTGCAAGTGCACACAAAAAATAGCGAAATAATTGAAGGTCGATTTTATGGTATTACTAATGATAAATCGAAAATATCACTTTATGAAGTTAAAGAGTTACCTGAGGGTGAACCAAATGATGGAGTTTGCCATTACTATGACTCAGAAGTACGAAACATTGTAAAGTTGCAAGAAGATAATCAACAAGCTTATTTAAAGATACCCCTAAAAGAATGcgaagaaattataaaaacttcaaagaagtatatttatataaatcaagttGATCATAGTTTTTATGAGGCTATCAATGACTTGAATCAATACAGTTATATTGCTGTGAGTACAGATGGTGCAAATATGGGACGGAAATGTAAGATGCCTTTTTTGGTTATATCAACAtcacaacaaatatatatatttgacattcAAGTTCTGCAATATCATGCATTTGAAGCtggcttaaaaaaaattttggagAACGAAAATCCTAAGAAGATTGTCCATGATTGTAGAAAACTTTCTGATTGTTTATACCACAAACACAATGTTAAACTGAATTCTGTGTTTGATACTCag GTTGGAGATCTTAtcatatcaaaaaataaaacaggacGTTTACcaataaatgttaaaactttTTCTGAATGTCTTAACAGTCATCTTGGTTTGAAGCAAAACAGTATCCAAGAGAAA ttGGATATAGTACAGTGCACAGAGCGCCCTCTATCAACTAGTATTAAAGAAACTCTTGCaaagaatatttgttacttacaTCGTCTTTCTGAAATGATTAATGATCAAATGATGTTGCCTTTCCTAAGAGGTGTTGAGTGCTTTGTAGAAAATCTTCGCTCTTGTGATGATTTCAAAGCTTGGGAGCTGTGTGGCAAGCAATATCAATTACCAAAGGATTTCAAGAATGCTATAGAGTATTAA
- the LOC126781587 gene encoding histidine--tRNA ligase, cytoplasmic isoform X3, translating into MADSQESILQKIKEQGDLVRKLKAAKESTEKIQEEVSKLLALKAQLGSDDAAPQKFVLKTAKGTRDYNPQQMTIRNNVLQKIISVFKRHGAECIDTPVFELKEVLTGKYGEDSKLIYDLKDQGGEILSLRYDLTVPLARYLAMNKINTLKRYHIAKVYRRDNPAMTRGRYREFYQCDFDIAGQYDMMVPDAECLKVVTEILDALDIGKYVLKVNHRRLLDGMFEACGVSADKFRSTCSTIDKLDKSPWDEVRTEMINEKGVAPDAADRIGEYVRLNGGIELADKLLQDEKLSKSKGAVEGLEGIKLLLNYCELLGIKDKILFDLSLARGLDYYTGVIYEAVLTQPIKIGNEDQTIGSIAGGGRYDNLVGMFDSKNKQVPCVGVSIGVERVFSVLEAKLAAGDISVRTSDVDVYVASAQKNFLDERMKICAELWNAGIKTEQSYKKNPKMLNQLQHCEENGIPLAVILGESELKRGLVKIRNITSRQEEEVPRENLVQELKSRIAVLDIKEMNGPLPK; encoded by the exons atggctGATTCTCAAGAATCTATATTGcaaaaaattaaagaacaaGGCGATCttgtaagaaaattaaaagCTGCCAAGGAATCAACAGAAAAG ATTCAAGAAGAAGTATCGAAATTGTTAGCATTAAAAGCACAGTTAGGCTCTGATGATGCTGCACCTCAAAAGTTTGTTCTCAAGACTGCAAAAGGTACAAGGGACTATAATCCTCAGCAGATGACTATTCGGAATAATGTATTACAAAAAATCATCTCGGTGTTTAAGAGACATGGAGCAGAATGCATTGACACACCAGTATTTGAATTAAag GAAGTTTTAACAGGAAAGTATGGTGAAGATTCTAAGCTGATATATGATTTGAAAGACCAGGGGGGTGAAATACTATCCCTAAGATATGACTTAACTGTGCCATTAGCCAGATACCTggcaatgaataaaataaatacattaaaaaggtACCACATTGCCAAGGTGTATAGAAGAGATAATCCGGCCATGACAAGAGGGAGGTATAGGGAATTCTATCAATGT gATTTTGACATTGCTGGTCAATATGACATGATGGTACCCGATGCTGAATGCCTTAAAGTGGTTACAGAAATATTAGATGCTTTAGATATTGGCAAGTATGTTCTTAAAGTTAATCACAGGCGGTTACTTGATGGCATGTTTGAAGCTTGTGGTGTATCGGCAGATAAGTTCCGCTCTACTTGTTCCACTATTGACAAACTCGATAAG TCTCCATGGGATGAAGTCCGCACAGAAATGATTAATGAAAAAGGTGTAGCACCTGATGCAGCTGATCGTATAGGAGAATATGTAAGATTAAATGGAGGCATTGAGTTAGCAGACAAACTTTTACAAGATGAGAAACTGTCTAAATCGAAAGGTGCAGTTGAAGGTCTTGAAGGAATTAAATTGCTGTTAAATTATTGTGAGCTTCTCGGTATCAAGGACAAGATATTGTTCGATTTGAGTCTCGCTAGAGGTTTAGATTATTATACTGGTGTTATTTATGAAGCTGTTTTAACgc AACCAATCAAAATAGGAAATGAAGACCAAACAATTGGCTCAATCGCTGGTGGGGGGAGATATGATAACCTTGTTGGCATGTTTGACTCGAAAAATAAAcag GTCCCGTGCGTGGGCGTGAGTATAGGCGTGGAACGCGTGTTCTCCGTGCTGGAGGCCAAGCTGGCGGCCGGTGACATCAGCGTGCGCACGAGCGACGTGGACGTGTACGTCGCCTCCGCGCAGAAGAACTTCCTCGACGAGCGGATGAAGATTTGCGCCGAACTGTGGAATGCGGGCATTAAG ACAGAGCAATCCTACAAAAAGAATCCCAAAATGTTAAATCAGCTGCAACATTGCGAAGAAAACGGTATTCCTCTAGCCGTGATACTCGGTGAATCCGAACTTAAACGTGGCCTAGTCAAAATCCGTAATATTACATCCAGACAAGAGGAGGAAGTGCCTAGAGAGAACCTAGTACAAGAGTTGAAGTCAAGAATCGCAGTTTTAGACATCAAAGAGATGAATGGTCCTTTaccaaaataa
- the LOC126781587 gene encoding histidine--tRNA ligase, cytoplasmic isoform X1 translates to MADSQESILQKIKEQGDLVRKLKAAKESTEKVKTVKSSYGNLEEINKYLAEFSYLSGHMPSKIDIEIHSRLDCNVDFQKYPFLKRWWYHMRSFSDSEKSLFPESYHLNSMVKSYNGNSTNVDQQIQEEVSKLLALKAQLGSDDAAPQKFVLKTAKGTRDYNPQQMTIRNNVLQKIISVFKRHGAECIDTPVFELKEVLTGKYGEDSKLIYDLKDQGGEILSLRYDLTVPLARYLAMNKINTLKRYHIAKVYRRDNPAMTRGRYREFYQCDFDIAGQYDMMVPDAECLKVVTEILDALDIGKYVLKVNHRRLLDGMFEACGVSADKFRSTCSTIDKLDKSPWDEVRTEMINEKGVAPDAADRIGEYVRLNGGIELADKLLQDEKLSKSKGAVEGLEGIKLLLNYCELLGIKDKILFDLSLARGLDYYTGVIYEAVLTQPIKIGNEDQTIGSIAGGGRYDNLVGMFDSKNKQVPCVGVSIGVERVFSVLEAKLAAGDISVRTSDVDVYVASAQKNFLDERMKICAELWNAGIKTEQSYKKNPKMLNQLQHCEENGIPLAVILGESELKRGLVKIRNITSRQEEEVPRENLVQELKSRIAVLDIKEMNGPLPK, encoded by the exons atggctGATTCTCAAGAATCTATATTGcaaaaaattaaagaacaaGGCGATCttgtaagaaaattaaaagCTGCCAAGGAATCAACAGAAAAG GTTAAAACAGTCAAAAGTTCTTATGGAAATCtcgaagaaataaataaatacctcgCTGAATTTAGTTACCTCAGTGGCCACATGCCCAGTAAAATTGACATTGAAATACACAGTAGATTAGATTGTAATGTAGACTTTCAAAAATATCCCTTTTTAAAGAGATGGTGGTACCATATGCGGAGTTTCAGTGACTCTGAGAAGTCCTTATTTCCAGAGAGTTATCATTTAAATTCTATGGTAAAAAGTTATAATGGCAATAGCACAAATGTTGATCAGCAG ATTCAAGAAGAAGTATCGAAATTGTTAGCATTAAAAGCACAGTTAGGCTCTGATGATGCTGCACCTCAAAAGTTTGTTCTCAAGACTGCAAAAGGTACAAGGGACTATAATCCTCAGCAGATGACTATTCGGAATAATGTATTACAAAAAATCATCTCGGTGTTTAAGAGACATGGAGCAGAATGCATTGACACACCAGTATTTGAATTAAag GAAGTTTTAACAGGAAAGTATGGTGAAGATTCTAAGCTGATATATGATTTGAAAGACCAGGGGGGTGAAATACTATCCCTAAGATATGACTTAACTGTGCCATTAGCCAGATACCTggcaatgaataaaataaatacattaaaaaggtACCACATTGCCAAGGTGTATAGAAGAGATAATCCGGCCATGACAAGAGGGAGGTATAGGGAATTCTATCAATGT gATTTTGACATTGCTGGTCAATATGACATGATGGTACCCGATGCTGAATGCCTTAAAGTGGTTACAGAAATATTAGATGCTTTAGATATTGGCAAGTATGTTCTTAAAGTTAATCACAGGCGGTTACTTGATGGCATGTTTGAAGCTTGTGGTGTATCGGCAGATAAGTTCCGCTCTACTTGTTCCACTATTGACAAACTCGATAAG TCTCCATGGGATGAAGTCCGCACAGAAATGATTAATGAAAAAGGTGTAGCACCTGATGCAGCTGATCGTATAGGAGAATATGTAAGATTAAATGGAGGCATTGAGTTAGCAGACAAACTTTTACAAGATGAGAAACTGTCTAAATCGAAAGGTGCAGTTGAAGGTCTTGAAGGAATTAAATTGCTGTTAAATTATTGTGAGCTTCTCGGTATCAAGGACAAGATATTGTTCGATTTGAGTCTCGCTAGAGGTTTAGATTATTATACTGGTGTTATTTATGAAGCTGTTTTAACgc AACCAATCAAAATAGGAAATGAAGACCAAACAATTGGCTCAATCGCTGGTGGGGGGAGATATGATAACCTTGTTGGCATGTTTGACTCGAAAAATAAAcag GTCCCGTGCGTGGGCGTGAGTATAGGCGTGGAACGCGTGTTCTCCGTGCTGGAGGCCAAGCTGGCGGCCGGTGACATCAGCGTGCGCACGAGCGACGTGGACGTGTACGTCGCCTCCGCGCAGAAGAACTTCCTCGACGAGCGGATGAAGATTTGCGCCGAACTGTGGAATGCGGGCATTAAG ACAGAGCAATCCTACAAAAAGAATCCCAAAATGTTAAATCAGCTGCAACATTGCGAAGAAAACGGTATTCCTCTAGCCGTGATACTCGGTGAATCCGAACTTAAACGTGGCCTAGTCAAAATCCGTAATATTACATCCAGACAAGAGGAGGAAGTGCCTAGAGAGAACCTAGTACAAGAGTTGAAGTCAAGAATCGCAGTTTTAGACATCAAAGAGATGAATGGTCCTTTaccaaaataa
- the LOC126781587 gene encoding histidine--tRNA ligase, cytoplasmic isoform X2, with the protein MLHKTLRLLDNRSTMLWLHNLTYRSSIKKTITTTSYCKIQEEVSKLLALKAQLGSDDAAPQKFVLKTAKGTRDYNPQQMTIRNNVLQKIISVFKRHGAECIDTPVFELKEVLTGKYGEDSKLIYDLKDQGGEILSLRYDLTVPLARYLAMNKINTLKRYHIAKVYRRDNPAMTRGRYREFYQCDFDIAGQYDMMVPDAECLKVVTEILDALDIGKYVLKVNHRRLLDGMFEACGVSADKFRSTCSTIDKLDKSPWDEVRTEMINEKGVAPDAADRIGEYVRLNGGIELADKLLQDEKLSKSKGAVEGLEGIKLLLNYCELLGIKDKILFDLSLARGLDYYTGVIYEAVLTQPIKIGNEDQTIGSIAGGGRYDNLVGMFDSKNKQVPCVGVSIGVERVFSVLEAKLAAGDISVRTSDVDVYVASAQKNFLDERMKICAELWNAGIKTEQSYKKNPKMLNQLQHCEENGIPLAVILGESELKRGLVKIRNITSRQEEEVPRENLVQELKSRIAVLDIKEMNGPLPK; encoded by the exons ATGTTGCATAAAACGTTGAGACTTTTAGACAATAGATCAACCATGCTATGGTTACACAACTTGACCTATAGAAGCAGTATCAAAAAAACTATTACAACAACGTCTTATTGCAAG ATTCAAGAAGAAGTATCGAAATTGTTAGCATTAAAAGCACAGTTAGGCTCTGATGATGCTGCACCTCAAAAGTTTGTTCTCAAGACTGCAAAAGGTACAAGGGACTATAATCCTCAGCAGATGACTATTCGGAATAATGTATTACAAAAAATCATCTCGGTGTTTAAGAGACATGGAGCAGAATGCATTGACACACCAGTATTTGAATTAAag GAAGTTTTAACAGGAAAGTATGGTGAAGATTCTAAGCTGATATATGATTTGAAAGACCAGGGGGGTGAAATACTATCCCTAAGATATGACTTAACTGTGCCATTAGCCAGATACCTggcaatgaataaaataaatacattaaaaaggtACCACATTGCCAAGGTGTATAGAAGAGATAATCCGGCCATGACAAGAGGGAGGTATAGGGAATTCTATCAATGT gATTTTGACATTGCTGGTCAATATGACATGATGGTACCCGATGCTGAATGCCTTAAAGTGGTTACAGAAATATTAGATGCTTTAGATATTGGCAAGTATGTTCTTAAAGTTAATCACAGGCGGTTACTTGATGGCATGTTTGAAGCTTGTGGTGTATCGGCAGATAAGTTCCGCTCTACTTGTTCCACTATTGACAAACTCGATAAG TCTCCATGGGATGAAGTCCGCACAGAAATGATTAATGAAAAAGGTGTAGCACCTGATGCAGCTGATCGTATAGGAGAATATGTAAGATTAAATGGAGGCATTGAGTTAGCAGACAAACTTTTACAAGATGAGAAACTGTCTAAATCGAAAGGTGCAGTTGAAGGTCTTGAAGGAATTAAATTGCTGTTAAATTATTGTGAGCTTCTCGGTATCAAGGACAAGATATTGTTCGATTTGAGTCTCGCTAGAGGTTTAGATTATTATACTGGTGTTATTTATGAAGCTGTTTTAACgc AACCAATCAAAATAGGAAATGAAGACCAAACAATTGGCTCAATCGCTGGTGGGGGGAGATATGATAACCTTGTTGGCATGTTTGACTCGAAAAATAAAcag GTCCCGTGCGTGGGCGTGAGTATAGGCGTGGAACGCGTGTTCTCCGTGCTGGAGGCCAAGCTGGCGGCCGGTGACATCAGCGTGCGCACGAGCGACGTGGACGTGTACGTCGCCTCCGCGCAGAAGAACTTCCTCGACGAGCGGATGAAGATTTGCGCCGAACTGTGGAATGCGGGCATTAAG ACAGAGCAATCCTACAAAAAGAATCCCAAAATGTTAAATCAGCTGCAACATTGCGAAGAAAACGGTATTCCTCTAGCCGTGATACTCGGTGAATCCGAACTTAAACGTGGCCTAGTCAAAATCCGTAATATTACATCCAGACAAGAGGAGGAAGTGCCTAGAGAGAACCTAGTACAAGAGTTGAAGTCAAGAATCGCAGTTTTAGACATCAAAGAGATGAATGGTCCTTTaccaaaataa